From a region of the Falsiruegeria litorea R37 genome:
- a CDS encoding glutamate--cysteine ligase has protein sequence MSIPQSGGGPIERHEQLAEYLADGCKPKDQWRIGTEHEKFGYCKDTLKPLPYEGKRSILAVLEGLRDGHGWAPLEEGGKLIGLEKDGANVSLEPGGQLELSGAPLETIHETCDEVNQHLRDVKDIADKIGVGFIGLGAAPIWSHEQMPVMPKGRYKLMTDYMDRVGTMGKVMMYRTCTVQVNLDFATEADMVQKLRVALALQPVANALFANSPFLDGKPNGVKSTRGLVWRHLDDARTGMLPFVFDEGFGFEAWVQYALDVPMYFVYRDGKYIDALGMSFRDFLEGKLPALPGETPTLSDWADHLTTAFPEARIKKFMEMRGADGGPWRRLCALPAFWVGLMYDQSSLDAAWDLVKGWDAETREALRVAASEQALQAQVGDINMHDLAREVVAISEAGLKARAKPGAGGMVPDETHFLNALKDSIETGKTPADELLDRYNGDWGGDLSKIYDEYAY, from the coding sequence ATGTCCATTCCTCAGTCCGGCGGTGGGCCGATCGAACGCCATGAACAACTGGCCGAATATCTGGCCGATGGGTGCAAACCCAAGGATCAGTGGCGGATCGGCACCGAGCATGAAAAGTTCGGCTATTGCAAGGATACGCTGAAACCCCTGCCGTATGAAGGCAAACGCTCGATTCTCGCCGTACTCGAAGGGCTGCGCGACGGCCACGGCTGGGCTCCTCTGGAAGAGGGCGGCAAGCTGATCGGTCTGGAAAAAGACGGCGCCAATGTCTCGCTGGAACCCGGCGGTCAGCTGGAGCTGTCGGGCGCACCGCTTGAGACCATTCACGAGACCTGTGACGAGGTGAATCAGCACCTGCGGGACGTGAAAGACATCGCCGACAAGATCGGCGTTGGCTTCATTGGTCTGGGCGCGGCCCCGATCTGGAGCCACGAACAGATGCCGGTGATGCCCAAGGGGCGTTACAAGCTGATGACCGACTACATGGACCGTGTCGGCACCATGGGTAAGGTCATGATGTACCGGACCTGCACCGTGCAGGTGAACCTGGATTTCGCCACCGAGGCAGACATGGTGCAGAAACTGCGCGTGGCCTTGGCGCTGCAACCGGTGGCGAACGCTCTGTTTGCCAACTCGCCGTTCCTGGATGGCAAGCCCAACGGCGTTAAATCGACCCGCGGTCTGGTGTGGCGTCACCTAGATGATGCTCGTACCGGAATGCTGCCCTTTGTCTTTGACGAAGGATTCGGGTTCGAAGCTTGGGTGCAATATGCGCTCGATGTGCCGATGTATTTCGTTTATCGCGATGGCAAATACATCGATGCGCTGGGCATGTCCTTCCGCGACTTCCTTGAGGGCAAGCTGCCCGCATTGCCCGGCGAAACACCCACCCTCAGCGATTGGGCCGATCATTTGACCACTGCCTTCCCCGAGGCGCGGATCAAGAAATTCATGGAGATGCGCGGCGCCGATGGTGGCCCATGGCGCAGGCTCTGCGCATTGCCGGCCTTCTGGGTTGGCCTGATGTACGACCAGTCGTCGCTCGACGCGGCTTGGGATCTGGTTAAGGGTTGGGACGCGGAAACGCGCGAAGCTTTGCGGGTTGCGGCATCTGAACAGGCGCTGCAGGCGCAGGTTGGTGACATCAACATGCACGACCTGGCGCGTGAGGTCGTGGCCATCTCTGAGGCCGGTCTGAAAGCCCGCGCCAAACCCGGCGCAGGTGGCATGGTTCCGGACGAGACGCATTTTCTCAACGCTCTGAAAGACAGCATCGAAACCGGCAAGACGCCGGCAGATGAACTGCTCGACCGTTACAATGGCGATTGGGGCGGGGACTTGAGCAAGATCTATGACGAGTACGCCTATTGA
- a CDS encoding fatty acid desaturase: protein MCEPHAKETPPPGVNWKDLTPVNRRQTLIELTLPLPWLVLSWWLYASTLWPVGALGSFMYFLCALRLNHEAIHGNLGLPRRWDIVILHVLSGAMCGCNCSVAWSHMQHHRHAMGPKDHEGKCGEMSARQVLLYGPRFPFDLIRAAWSHGGTKWRRRLLVDGVAVALVVSAIVASGLRFLMLHLAAMILAQCLTAFFAVWITHHGTAHSGLAGRSQRGPLARLAYLMFYHREHHLFPSVPVSRLPELAERLDTQVPGYARSRQSVVPWLDPKTMAKPGNARRVRSAPSG, encoded by the coding sequence ATGTGTGAGCCACACGCCAAGGAAACACCGCCACCGGGCGTGAACTGGAAAGATCTGACACCAGTCAACCGCCGTCAGACACTGATCGAACTCACCCTTCCCTTGCCTTGGTTGGTGTTGTCGTGGTGGCTCTATGCATCAACGCTCTGGCCTGTGGGCGCTTTGGGCAGCTTCATGTACTTCCTCTGCGCCCTGCGCCTGAACCATGAGGCGATCCATGGCAATCTGGGCCTGCCGCGTCGCTGGGATATCGTGATCCTTCACGTCCTGAGTGGCGCCATGTGCGGCTGCAACTGTTCCGTGGCCTGGAGCCATATGCAGCACCATCGCCATGCCATGGGGCCAAAGGATCACGAAGGGAAATGCGGCGAGATGAGTGCGCGGCAAGTGTTGCTTTACGGCCCGCGTTTCCCGTTTGATTTGATCCGCGCGGCCTGGAGCCATGGCGGCACGAAATGGCGGCGCCGGTTGCTGGTCGATGGGGTGGCCGTTGCCTTGGTGGTCAGCGCCATCGTTGCCTCGGGGCTGCGGTTTCTGATGCTACATCTGGCGGCGATGATCTTGGCGCAATGCCTGACCGCGTTCTTCGCTGTTTGGATCACCCATCATGGCACCGCACACAGCGGATTGGCCGGGCGCAGCCAGCGCGGGCCACTGGCCCGCTTGGCTTATCTGATGTTCTATCACCGTGAACACCATCTGTTTCCCAGCGTTCCCGTCAGCCGCCTGCCAGAGCTGGCGGAACGGCTGGACACTCAGGTGCCCGGCTACGCAAGAAGTCGTCAATCGGTTGTACCCTGGCTAGATCCAAAGACTATGGCCAAGCCGGGAAATGCGCGTCGGGTTCGGTCCGCGCCAAGCGGTTGA
- a CDS encoding GbsR/MarR family transcriptional regulator, with protein sequence MNLTPAMQNFILHWGEMGSRWGVNRSVAQIHALLHIAPDPMTAEEICETLDLARSNVSNGLKELQAWKLVKSSRQLGDRRDHFTSVRDMFDLVDTVIQGRREREFAPTLAALKEVEREAAVDGTPEVVKSRMTETLRVMQMFDDWYADFSRLPRSVHLAVLKLGSKLTRFLPKGS encoded by the coding sequence ATGAACCTGACCCCGGCCATGCAGAACTTTATCCTTCACTGGGGTGAGATGGGATCAAGGTGGGGTGTCAATCGCTCGGTCGCTCAGATCCACGCGCTTCTCCATATCGCGCCGGACCCGATGACGGCCGAAGAGATCTGCGAGACGCTCGATCTGGCGCGCTCCAACGTGTCAAACGGGCTGAAAGAGCTGCAGGCCTGGAAGCTGGTGAAGTCCAGCCGTCAGTTGGGTGACCGGCGTGATCACTTCACCTCTGTCCGCGACATGTTCGATCTGGTCGACACCGTGATCCAAGGCCGTCGCGAGCGTGAATTTGCCCCAACCCTGGCCGCCCTGAAAGAGGTCGAAAGAGAGGCCGCAGTCGATGGCACGCCCGAAGTGGTCAAATCCCGCATGACCGAGACCCTGCGCGTGATGCAGATGTTTGACGATTGGTACGCCGACTTCTCGCGCCTGCCCCGCAGCGTGCATCTTGCCGTGTTGAAACTCGGCTCGAAATTGACCCGGTTTCTGCCCAAAGGATCATAG
- a CDS encoding YHS domain-containing (seleno)protein yields MNKVKSLIGGIALSVTLAGATLAAGVDVNASNTGLALQGFDPVAYFTVGEPTKGDYRLTSVYNDATYWFSSEENKAAFEANPEAYAPAYGGFCAFGTAMGFKFDGDPNYWKIVDDKLYLNLSAQIQERWSEDVPGFIVSADTNWTDIEDKTPEELQAQ; encoded by the coding sequence ATGAACAAAGTAAAATCCCTGATCGGCGGCATCGCTCTGTCCGTAACTCTGGCTGGTGCAACTCTGGCCGCTGGTGTCGACGTCAACGCAAGCAACACTGGCCTGGCACTTCAAGGTTTCGACCCGGTTGCTTACTTCACCGTCGGTGAGCCTACCAAGGGCGACTATCGCCTGACCTCGGTCTACAACGACGCAACCTACTGGTTCTCGTCCGAGGAAAACAAAGCCGCGTTCGAAGCGAACCCCGAGGCCTACGCGCCGGCCTACGGCGGCTTTTGCGCGTTCGGCACTGCCATGGGCTTCAAGTTCGACGGCGACCCGAACTACTGGAAGATCGTTGATGACAAGCTGTACCTGAACCTGTCGGCTCAGATCCAGGAACGCTGGAGCGAAGACGTCCCGGGTTTCATCGTGTCGGCCGACACCAACTGGACCGATATCGAAGACAAGACCCCAGAAGAGCTGCAAGCACAGTAA